The following are encoded in a window of Psilocybe cubensis strain MGC-MH-2018 chromosome 4, whole genome shotgun sequence genomic DNA:
- a CDS encoding Peptide-N(4)-(N-acetyl-beta-glucosaminyl)asparagine amidase, which yields MSDHLSTPSSSALSPSVSADALALAAERRTLHASSGANSPLTPAQVAAQHEKRQRFRRLIDPGITRPNAKERARSSLKTLLTIADNLLRDPTNPKYQMFRTSNTIIKRELIDTKGALEYAVELGFRPTVKDFEPYYVFNEHHLEDLQIGAVILKEHLNLDAEKEERLIRAMKSEKEAKLAAAEKVKLAYMDDRRNKEVRDEMEKQQLIARAHLAAERAARQPNLPPRPRSTSPDTLMPGSGYILGATENQSEEPPAYEDRPKTE from the exons ATGTCCGACCATCTCAGCACGCCTTCCTCATCTGCATTGTCGCCAAGCGTATCTGCTGATGCATTGGCTCTAGCTGCAGAGCGCCGTACACTTCATGCTTCATCCGGTGCTAATTCACCTTTGACCCCTGCTCAAGTGGCTGCCCAACATGAGAAGCGACAGAGGTTCCGGAGACTCATAGATCCTGGGATTACACGGCCAAATGCTAAAGAGCGAGCACGCAGCTCTCTCAAA ACTTTGTTGACTATCGCGGACAATCTGCTTCGTGATCCTACCAATCCAAAATATCAGATGTTCAGAACTTCCAATACTATCATCAAGCGAGAGCTTATTGACACGAAAGGCGCGTTGGAATATGCAGTTGAA CTCGGCTTTCGTCCTACG GTCAAAGACTTTGAACCATATTACGTTTTCAACGAGCATCATCTGGAAGACTTACAAATCGGTGCAGTTATTCTCAAGGAACACTTGAACCTTGAcgcagagaaagaagaacGCTTGATAAGAGCAATGAAGAGCGAAAAGGAAGCTAAACTGGCTGCCGCAGAAAAG GTAAAACTTGCCTATATGGATGACAGGAGAAACAAAGAGGTCCGGGACGAAATGGAGAAACAGCAACTTATCGCTCGTGCACATTTGGCGGCGGAACGTGCCGCGAGACAACCAAACCTACCACCCAGACCCAGATCTACTTCGCCagacactctcatgccagGGTCAGGTTATATCCTTGGGGCGACTGAAAATCAATCAGAAGAACCACCCGCATACGAGGATAGACCAAAAACAGAATGA
- a CDS encoding aspartic proteinase precursor, translating to MILSPLFLSLLPFVTAAGIHKLKLQKLPSAASNPELESAYLAEKYGAPLQAQYPLMGAGGSGRRVQRPSNKGSEQLYWTQEQLKGGHGVPLTNFMNAQYFTEIAIGTPPQTFKVILDTGSSNLWVPSTKCTSIACFLHTKYDSSSSSTYKANGSEFSIQYGSGSMEGFVSNDVLTIGDLTIKGQDFAEATKEPGLAFAFGKFDGILGLAYDTISVNHITPPFYSMINQGLLDAPVFSFRIGSSENDGGEAIFGGIDHSAYSGKLDYVPLRRKAYWEVELEKFSFGDEELELENTGAAIDTGTSLIALPTDIAEMLNTQIGATKSWNGQYTVDCAKVPSLPELAFHFGGKPYPLKGSDYILEVQGTCISAFTGMDINLPGGSLWIVGDVFLRKYYTVYDLGRDAVGFATAN from the exons ATGATTCTCTCCCCGCTCTTTCTTTCCCTCCTTCCCTTCGTTACCGCCGCTGGTATTCACAAACTCAAGCTGCAGAAACTTCCTTCCGCAGCGAGCAACCCCGAGCTCGAGAGTGCGTACCTTGCTGAGAAGTATGGTGCCCCTCTTCAAGCCCAGTATCCTCTTATGGGAGCGGGTGGTTCTGGTCGTAGAGTCCAGAGGCCATCCAACAAGGGCAGTGAACAGCTCTATTGGACGCAAGAACAGCTTAAGGGTGGCCACGGCGTTCCTCTTACAA ACTTTATGAACGCTCAGTATTTCACCGAAATCGCCATTGGGACTCCACCGCAGACG TTCAAAGTTATTCTTGACACTGG GTCAAGCAACCTATGGGTACCCAGCACAAAGTGCACATCCATTGCTTGCTTCCTACACACCAAGTATGACTCTAGCTCGTCATCCACGTACAAGGCCAATGGCTCTGAGTTCTCTATCCAATACGGATCTGGCTCCATGGAAGGTTTCGTCTCGAATGACGTGCTGACAATTGGGGACTTGACCATCAAAGGTCAGGACTTTGCTGAAGCCACTAAGGAACCCGGtcttgcttttgcttttggaAA GTTTGATGGAATCCTTGGCCTTGCATATGATACTATTTCTGTGAACCATATCACCCCTCCATTCTACAGTATGATCAACCAGGGCCTGCTCGATGCCCCTGTATTCTCCTTCCGCATTGGCTCTTCAGAGAACGATGGAGGTGAAGCTATCTTCGGAGGCATTGATCATTCCGCATACAGTGGAAAACTTGATTACGTCCCTTTGCGTCGCAAAGCTTATTGGGAAGTTGAGCTTGAGAAATTCAGCTTCGGTgatgaagaacttgaactcGAGAATACAGGTGCTGCCATTGACACTG GTACATCCCTTATTGCACTCCCAACTGACATTGCCGAAATGCTCAACACTCAGATCGGTGCCACCAAGTCTTGGAACGGTCAATATACTGTTGACTGTGCCAAAGTGCCGAGCCTTCCTGAGCTTGCCTTCCACTTTGGTGGTAAACCTTACCCCCTCAAAGGCTCTGATTACATCCTCGAAGTTCAAGGCACCTGTATCTCTGCTTTCACTGGAATGGATATCAATCTCCCAGGCGGTTCTCTCTGGATCGTTG GAGATGTATTCCTCCGCAAATACTACACTGTATATGATCTTGGAAGGGATGCcgttggatttgccactGCCAACTAA
- a CDS encoding Bromodomain-containing protein 8, which translates to MSARASRRPAASLNSIESLLLAQSVWDLGASQATWAPISKILSKHPLLSRPKSFFTPQSCHSINETTVIPHASVNLDLARKHYHARFLELQGLILNEETKFKAVLKEIEEIRAGIAEKQDSDAAPTESSPQSRSQPSQSETKVVDELFSGSDLSGVTESAESNPSQSQPENSADDLPVRTDKGAQNTQTKDAATPFVEMSQITEETALGGGLSPHTPQNPAQDVGEESQTNFATPQPHHDPQEHLEAVESLPMSKHMSAPNNAEEPLPFNLDDEIKNQGRVSLDASNHKQISNNKQEEEEEEAIREGKNEEEEEEEVEEVEEIEKTSQGQTESDVLEKAKEEQINVLSACEDEEMKELSGDDIKADTEQNTEEELPSPSPHLVHNKNFQNSLDPKAARSPVAETVGSDAEPTPDEGLSSEMEEPVAPARRSSRRRKSSAASVPPPQSRSRLRPKGRPSETLLQTTMAIDSDNDGDLEGHDGTPHTGEERASSPYDSALTRRNKRKASFLESAGSPHDKKRLREDSEPVDEEEPGPSSHNLRARISRHGTRTEEQVAMKRFQSVIGMLHSQISQHRNGNIFHNPIKNSEAPDYHDIVKRPMDLKTIKTRVKDGVIANSLEFQRDIYLMFANAMMYNRPGSDVHAMAEDMMLESEGQINAFRQTEGLVKRGQRP; encoded by the exons ATGAGTGCGCGCGCATCAAGACGCCCTGCGGCCTCTCTCAATTCTATCGAATCCCTTCTGCTTGCTCAGTCTGTATGGGACCTTGGCGCAAGCCAAGCTACATGGGCCCCAATCTCCAAGATCCTCTCCAAGCATCCTTTGTTGTCGCGTCCCAAGTCGTTCTTCACCCCGCAA TCTTGTCACTCAAT AAATGAAACCACTGTTATTCCTCATG CTTCAGTGAATCTGGATCTCGCTCGAAAACATTATCATGCCCGCTTTCTCGAACTTCAAGGGCTCATACTAaatgaagaaacaaaattCAA GGCAGTTttgaaagaaattgaagagatTCGCGCCGGGATTGCAGAAAAGCAAGATTCTGATGCCGCACCTACAGAATCATCTCCACAGTCTCGATCTCAGCCTTCCCAATCGGAAACCAAG GTTGTAGACGAACTCTTCAGTGGCTCTGACTTAAGCGGAGTAACAGAGTCTGCTGAGTCTAATCCTTCTCAATCTCAGCCAGAG AACAGCGCCGACGACTTGCCTGTTCGTACAGATAAGGGGGCTCAAAATACCCAAACGAAGGATGCTGCCACGCCGTTTGTGGAAATGTCGCAAATTACTGAAGAAACAGCTTTAGGTGGCGGGCTTTCACCTCATACCCCCCAGAATCCCGCTCAGGACGTTGGGGAAGAATCGCAAACGAATTTTGCTACCCCTCAACCACATCATGACCCACAAGAACATTTAGAGGCTGTGGAATCGTTGCCAATGAGCAAGCACATGTCAGCCCCAAACAATGCCGAAGAACCTTTGCCCTTCAATTTGGACGATGAAATTAAAAATCAGGGTCGTGTGTCGCTAGATGCTTCCAATCACAAGCAGATTTCAAATAACaaacaagaggaagaggaagaagaagcgaTCAGGGAAGGCaaaaacgaagaagaagaagaagaagaggtggaggaggtggaagagATCGAGAAAACCTCACAAGGTCAAACAGAAAGCGATGTCCTTGAGAAGGCAAAAGAGGAACAGATTAATGTTCTGTCAGCATgtgaggatgaagaaatgaaagaattGTCAGGAGATGACATCAAAGCAGACACCGAACAAAATACAGAGGAGGAACTACCCTCTCCTTCCCCCCACTTAGTCCACAATAAAAATTTTCAGAATTCTTTGGACCCCAAAGCAGCACGTTCACCTGTCGCGGAGACGGTCGGTTCAGATGCGGAGCCGACTCCTGACGAGGGGCTATCTTCCGAAATGGAGGAACCAGTGGCTCCTGCCAGGC GCTCGTCCCGCAGACGCAAATCATCCGCTGCGTCTGTTCCTCCTCCGCAATCGAGGTCACGCTTAAGACCTAAAGGTCGTCCAAGCGAGACTTTATTGCAAACAACAATGGCTATCGATTCGGACAATGATGGCGACCTAGAAGGTCACGACGGTACACCTCATACTGGAGAGGAGCGCGCGTCATCTCCTTACGACAGCGCACTTACAAGAC GTAATAAACGGAAAGCGTCATTTCTGGAAAGTGCTGGGTCCCCTCACGATAAAAAAAGGCTGCGAGAAGACTCCGAGCCAGTAGACGAGGAAGAACCAG GGCCCAGTTCTCATAATTTGCGTGCGCGTATTTCTCGACACGGGACTCGGACCGAAGAACAAGTAGCTATGAAACGCTTCCAAAGCGTCATCGGCATGCTTCATTCCCAAATATCTCAGCATAGGAACGGTAATATTTTTCATAACCCTATCAAGAACTCAGAAGCACCCGATTACCATGACATAGTTAAGCGCCCGATGGATTTGAAGACAATAAAGACGAGAGTGAAAGACGGCGTCATTGCAAACTCGCTTGAGTTTCAAAGAGATATATATTTGATGTTTGCTAATGCCATGATGTATAATCGACCAGGGTCAGATGTACATGCAATGGCGGAAGAT ATGATGCTCGAAAGCGAGGGTCAGATAAATGCTTTCAGGCAAACAGAAGGTTTGGTCAAACGAGGCCAACGTCCGTAA